The Reichenbachiella carrageenanivorans region CACCTCACTCACTGTAGTGAATACCTTCGCCCCATGAGCGCAAGCTCGCTCTAATTTGGCTGTAGGCTCTATGTTGAATTTTTTAGCCTCCGATTCCCAATTTAAAAATGGAAGATGATCATAAAAAAAAGGATCATTCATTGCCAAATATCTCCCCAGCAAAGTAGCATGTGTCGTAAACACTGTCTGAATCGGGATTTGTTCTTTTCTCAAATCAGGAATAGCCGTGCCTGCCATCCACTCATGAAAATGAGCCACTACATCCATGTCTTGCTCTAGACAGAGTTTGGCATATCGCGATAAAAACTCTTTAACCATAAAACCAAAAGCCAATACCTGATCCATCAGAGGATCATGCTGGTCAAATGAGATATGATGATCTTTCCAATAACAATACTTGATCTCTCCCAACTGATGCATCACACTGTTAGGATTAAACAAAACGGTGGTTGGTCTGCCCGACACGAGCCAAGATCCTACTTTTACATCCCAGCCCATTCCTTGTAACTCTCGAACTACCCCAACTACTGGCGAATCGAGTGTCAAGTCTTCTTCAAAATCAGAGCTGACATTTGGGTTTACATTTGGGCCTAGTAGCACATAGTTTTCTCCCCAGCCCTTTTTCATCGTCGGAACTTTTGAACGTATCACGGTGTATATTCCTCCTACCTGATTGCAGACCTCCCATGCCACTTCCACTAAACTGGCCTTGCTACTTATCGTTTGTTTTGCCTTCTTTCCCATATGCCATCATATATGCTAATGAACAACTATTCAGAAATTGAGCTGCGACAGACCAATTGAATTTGTTATTCACAAAAAAATCAAATTGTAAATTATCTAAAATATCTGGGTAAATATTGAAAATAAAGTCATCATTCCGCAATCCTGTTAAAAAGCATACCACCAAACAATAGATTTATTGCCAATGCTACCTAAATTACAAACGAGAATGGTGACAAAACCATTTCGAGTTGCTTGATACATTATTTTAGTATTATATCTCGCTTGATGGATCGATGTCCCCCTCAAAATACATTAAATTTCTCCATGATAAAATAAGAAATGGATAATCTTAAAGAAGAAATACAAAAAGAAGAGAACTCAGATTTCTCTGGTAATTATATAGAAAAATTTCAAGACAAGAATGCGGAAGAATTTTTCGCTGGCAGTCTAGTGTCTTGGGAAAAGCAAGAGAATTCTTTTTTGTTTCACGGAGAAAAGGCCTCTTTACAAATCACGGTAGTCTCTCCCGACATACTCAAATTCAGACACGGCAACGAAGGCTACTTCGACGATGATTTTTCGTATGCTATAGACCCCAGTTTCAGCGCTGATCAAACAGACTACAAGTTTGAAGACCTGAAGACTACATTTGTAATCAAAACAAACGTACTCAAGTGCTATATCAGCAAGACCAACTTGGCGACAAAAATCACCACTTTAGAAGGCACAAGCGTACTTGAAGACGAAAAAGGCTATCATTGGCAAGATCACAAGCACTATGGAGGCACTATAAATATTTGCACGAAAGTACTGCATGCTGGTGAGAAGTTTTACGGACTGGGAGACAAAACAGGCAGACTCAACCTGATCGGCACCAAACGCGAACTCTGGGGTACCGATTGCTATGGGTATGGCAACGAAACCGACCCTGTTTACAAAAACATCCCTTTTTATATGGGCCAACACAGCCAAATCGGCTATGGTATATTCATGGACAATACTTTTCGAAGTTTTTTTGATTTTGGCAAAGAGCGCACTACCGTTTGCAGCTTTTGGGCACAAGGAGGAGAAATGAGATATTACTATATCCATGGACCAAAACTGATAGATGTAGCCAGAAAATATGCACTACTCACTGGCCGACCACAGCTCCCCCCAAAATGGGCACTGGGCTACCATCAGAGCAAGTGGAGCTACTATCCAGAATCTGTAGTGAGAAAACTAGGAGAAGAATTCAGAAGTCGAAAAATCCCATGCGATGTGATTCACCTCGACATCGATTACATGGATGGTTTTAGGTGTTTTACTTGGGACAACAAGAAATTTCCAGACCCCGCTAAAATGATAGCTGATCTAAAAGAGCAGGGGTTTAAAACTGTCGTAATCATCGACCCCGGAATCAAAATCGACAAAAACTACGACGTCTATAAGCAAGGCATAGCAGGTCAGCATTTCTGCCAAAGAATGGATGGCGACCTACTCAAAGCCAGCGTATGGCCAGGACTTTGTCATTTCCCTGACTTTACCAAAGCAGCTACCCGTGAGTGGTGGACTACACTCTTCGAAGGCCTGATGAACGATGGCGTAGATGGTGTATGGAATGATATGAACGAGCCTGCGACTTTCGAAGACGGTACCTTCCCCAACGATGTGCGGCACGACTTCGACGGACACCCAGGCAGCCACAGAAAAGGACACAATGTATATGGATCGCTCATGGCACAGGCCACTTGTGCAGGACAAAAGAAATATATGGAAGGCAAACGACCTTTCACAATCTCCAGATCCGCCTATGCAGGCGTACAACGTCATGCATCCGTATGGACTGGCGACAATATGGCTACTTGGGAGCACCTCAAACTAGCCAATATTCAATGCCAAAGACTAGCAGCCTCAGGGGTCTCCTTCGCAGGATCAGATGTAGGAGGGTTTATCGGGTCGCCTGATGGTGAACTTTATACCCGATGGATTCAGATGGCCGTTTTTCATCCGTTTTTCAGAACACACTCCTCAGGCGACCATGGAGACAAAGAACCTTGGAAATTTGATCAACAGTACGTAAACATTGTCCGACAGTTTATCGAAATGCGATACGAATGGCTGCCGTATATCTACTCTGTCTTCTATGTGCACACCCATACAGGCACGCCTATGATCCGTTCGCTTCATCTCGAAGGACATATAGATCCAGAGACTTTCTTTAGAGAAGAAGAATTTTTCTTGGGGCATCATGTGATGATCTGCCCAGTATCTGAGCCTGGCAAAAGCACACGCAGGATGTACCTGACCGCAGGCCAATGGTACAACTACTGGACAGATCAATTGATAGACGGAGGTTTAGAAATCACAGTAGACACGCCACTCCATCAGATTCCAATCTTCGTACGCCAGGGCGCCATCATACCAAAGCAACCTAAAATGCAGTACGTAGATGAATTTGTTTTTGATGAATTGACGCTTGAATGTTACAAACCATTTGAATTGACGCACTCTACCGTCTACGAAGACAGTGGAGATGGCTATGATTACCTTAGTACCGAGGGGCATGTACTCAAGTCGTTCGATTCGGACTTTGTGCTTGACACTTGGATCATCACACAAAGTGCAGAAGGCTCTTATGAATCTACCTATCAATCGTACGCCCTGCGCCTACACGGGTTGCATCAGCTCCCTGCACAGCTATTGGTAGACAACGAAGATCATTTGGCACAAGCCAAATATGAAAATGGAGTGGTTATACTTTACGTAAAAAAGGATTTTAAAAAAATAGAAATCAAATAAATCATCTAACCATGAGCATTAAAAAGCAATTTCTAAAATCAAAAGAAGCCTGCAAAGTCACTTGGATCATAGACAAGAACACAGCTGGCGCGGCTAAAAAAATCACCCTCGTGGGTGATTTTAATGGATGGAATGAGCATAAGGCCGCATTTAGCGCCTTGAAAAACGGCACATTCAAATACGTAACTGAACTACCCAAAAACAATAGTTATCAGTTTCGGTACTTGGTGGATAATCAGCATTGGATGAATGAGGCAGAAGCCGACGGCTTTGTAGACAATCTTGTCTCAGGAGAACAAAACTGTATCATCAGCCTGTAATAGGACAAAACAACCATAACCTCAAAACCTTACTCCTAAATTTATGAACACGAAACTACTGATTCTCGGCCCAGGGGCCCCTAGCCGTGAAACTAGCGGACTCGGCAAAGCCACGGCTCATCTAGTAACCGAGCTGTCAAAAAAAAATGATTTGACTCTGGTTGAGCCCAGGCAACTGGGTGAACTGGCTACTCATACCAATGCGCAGCGCAACACTACTGCTTTTTCCGACCTTAGCATCCTCCAAGAACTGGCCACAGTAAGTATAGAAGCTCAGCTATCGGCCTATCACTATCAGGAAATATCACACACCAAAACAATGGAGAAAGTGGAAAGTAAAAAGCTTCATAATCAGCTTACTGCTTTCACCGAAGAACTGGTATTAGCTGGAAAGAAAATAGATTTCGATCTACTATATGCTCACGACTGGATTACTTTCAAAGCGGCGCTAGAGCTCAAGGAAAAATTCGGAAAGCCTCTTCTGTTGCATGTACATTCTCTAGACTATGATAGAAATTTCGGGAAAGAAAAATCATGGATTTTTGACTTAGAAAAAAAAGCCATGGAAACAGCAGAAGCAGTGATTGCCATCAGTGCGTATTCTAAAAAAATAATGATCGAGCAATACGGAATCTATGCAGATAAGATTCACGTGATCTATCACGGGCATTCGCATCAGAAACGCACTAAAATCAACAATCCTTTTACTGAAAAGGTTGTGCTTTTCGTAGGTAGACTCTCTGGGCAAAAAGGTCCGATGCAATTCCTTAAAATTGCCGAAAAGGTATATGAGAAATATCCTGACAGTAGGTTTGTGATGGCTGGTGACGGTGACCTCTACAAAAAACTAATTGTAGCTGGTGCTGGTAGCGAAATTGCAGGTCGGTTTCATATTACTGGACACTTAGATCAAACAGAGCTTCAAAAACTCTACGCCATTGCCAATGTATATTGCATGCCGTCGTTTTCAGAGCCCTTTGGCCTTACGGCTTTGGAAGCCGCAGAGGCCAAAGTACCTTTGGTACTATCCAAAAACTGTGGTGCTGCCGAGCTGCTCACCGAAGCTAAGCTGGCCACTCCTGGAGATTCAGATGATTTTGCTGACGCTATTTTGGAAATTTTAGAAAACCCAACCATTGCCGAAGCACAAGTAAAAGCAAATAAAAAAAGTATCGAAAAATTGAATTGGGGACAGTCTGCGGATGAAGTATTAGCTGTGGCTGAATCTATCTTATGAACAAATCATTATCCATCACTCTCATCTTTGACTGGGCTCGACCACTCGTCAATTTCTCTCTTTTCGACATTGGATCGAAAAGAGGCTACTATGCAGCAGACGAAGCACAACAATTCCGTGCTTGGTATCAGCAATATGCCTATCCTGCATTAACACAAATAACGGAGAATACCACACCCGTTTCTCTATATTGCTCTGGTACCTTCATAGACATGCTATCGGCCTTCGATGCAGCAATGGTTAAAACATTGAAAACCGCAATAAAAAAAGGTCATATAGAATTGCTCGGCGGTACCTATCATCACAGTCTCTCTTCACTATATGACCGCGCCCATTTCCAAAGGGAAGTCCATTGGCACAAACAACTGATTCAGAAAAAATTAGGAACATCGCCCAGTCGTTTTTTTAATACATCTAATATCTATTACAACGACTTGGCTCCCATCCTGCAAGAGTTAGGCTACAACTCTTCATTCACAGGGGCTATTGACTGGTATCTAAGCGAGCATAAATCAGAGCGGATATTTAGTGCAAAGTCTGAAACCTCTTTCGACTTACTTTTGATCACCTCAGACCAAGGTCAATCTTTATTTCAAAACGATGAAATACAACACCACTTTTTGCAATTAGCGCCTGATGAACTGATGGCAATAGGTGGATGGTCTGAGCTCATTCGTAAAACAAAAAACAAAGCCACAATTTACTCCCTCAAAACACAAATTGACCAAGTAGAAAAAAAGCCAATATATAATGTCCGCCAACCAATCAGCGGCACATATGACTATCGCCCACTTGATAGCCTCAACACCCACCCACTACAGATCAGCTGGCTCAAACAACTAAATGAACTATCTACAGCTATGGCTGTACAAAGTGAAGAGATTCAAAAACTATGGTCTGGATTGTCTGCCGCCAATATATTGGAAAAACTGAATCCTAATGCGGGGCACGAAGACACCAGCTACAATACTTATCAGACGTTGATTAATATATTTAGCAATTTACAATTCAGACTACGGCAATAACCGCAGAACAATCGCCGACCGGCAAGGTGTGTAGATAGACAATTGATCCCCATGCTCATACGATGCAGACTGATAAACCATGGAATCATCGATACGATCATGCCCACCAAACGCACTGCTATCTGTGCTCAACACGACCTGATACTGCCCTGCAACAGGTAAGTGAAACTTATAATCAGCAATTGAGCGATCTGGATGAAAGTTAAAAAAGAAGATCAGATGGTTGCGTTCAAAGATGATCACATGATTATCCTCGTCCATATTGAGTGGCTTGGCCTGCATAGCTCCTAGGATATCATTCTTTTTTAGCAAATCGATCATGGCTTGATCAAAACCCTGTAGCCATTGGTATTTCAGATCAGGGTGATCTGCCAACGACCACTGCCTGCGAGCATACTTATAGCTCCATCCGTTTCCTTCTCGTGGAAAATCCACCCACTCAGGATGCCCAAACTCATTACCAATAAAATTCAAATAACCTTCTCCACCCAAACTAGAGGTAAGCAATCGGATCATTTTGAGTAGCGCCATCCCTCGGTCGATCACCAAGTGATCATCTGCCTTCTGCATGTGCCAATACATATCCTTATCCATCAGCCAAAATGCCAAGGTTTTATCACCTACAAGTGCCTGATCGTGAGATTCAGCGTAAGCAATGGTTTTCTCCTTGTATCGCCGATTGGCCATTACATCCCAAATGGCATTCACACTCCAGCTCTCGTCTGGCGTATGCTTGAGCAACTTGATCCAATAATCTGGCAATCCCATACCTAACCGATAATCGAACCCGATACCGCCTTCGCTCACTGGCCTGCACATGCCTGGCATACCACTCATGTCCTCCGCAATTGATAGCGCCTCTGGTTTGATTTGATGAATCAATTCGTTAGCCAACTGCAAAAAACAAATGGCATCCCAGTCCACTCCTTCCTTGAAGTACTTGTCATAATGATCGAAAGCCACACCTTCTCCATGATGGTGGTAAAGCATAGAAGTAACTCCATCGAATCTAAATCCATCTAGATGAAACTCCTCCATCCAATAACGGATATTGGATAATAAGAATTGTAACACTTCCATTCGACCATAGTCGAATAACTTCGAATCCCAGCCGGTATGATAGCCACGGCCACCTTTATGAAAATACTGATTGTCTGATCCGTCAAAATCATTAAGACCTTCGGCGATATTTTTAACAGCATGCGAATAGACTGCATCCATAATTACGGCAATTCCCATCTGATGCGCCTGATCGACCATGTACCGGAGATCATCAGCAGAGCCAAACCGGGAGGATGGCGCAAAAAAATTGGAGACATGATAGCCAAATGAGCCGTAGTATGGATGTTCCTGGATAGCCATCACTTGGATACAATTGTACCCAAGACGAGCAATTCTTGGCAGTACCTCATCCGCAAATTCACGATAGGTGCCTATCCCCTCTTTTTCCTGTGCCATACCTACATGGCATTCATAGATCACTGGAGCGAACCCAAGAGAAAGTTGAAATTTTTTATCCTTCCATTTATACTTAGATACACCCAATACTTGAGCACTAAAATCATAAGATTGTGGATCTTGAACGGCACGAAAAGAATAAGCAGGTAACCGATCTCTATCGATCAAGCCATTTTGCACCTTTACCTTTACCAGGCCACCAGGTACTAATGGAAATTCAGTATCATCCGACATGAATACCCCCCACACCCCATGTTCATCTTGTGTCATGGGGTGATGCTCGGCATGCCATCCATTGAACTCGCCAATCAAAGACAAAGCATCAGCAGCAGGTGCCCATTCTCTGTACCACCAGCCTTTTAGCTTTTTATCGTAATTGAACCCAAAATAATGGTGTCCATCAGCAAAATCGTAAAGTGAACCAGCAGTAGATCGGATGGTTTGGAGGCGTTGCTCAAAATAAGCCATCCGCTGAGCGATATCTGGCTGATAAGGGGCTAACCAAGGATCGTCTGCAATCAATTGAATATCTTCCGAATTAGGCATATCGAGGTATTTAAACTGTACTCAATATAACTAGCCTAATGGAGATAAATCTTGCTGAAGGAAAGAAATGAAAAATTATTAATAGACTATCATCAGTCTTGACTCAGAATTGAAGGACTTATAGAAATCAGTTGAAAAAAGAATCTACAAATTCATTTTTATTGAAGACCTGAAGATCCTCAATCCCTTCACCTACACCTATATATTTGACAGGTATTTTAAATTGATCCGATATACCAATAACGACCCCACCCTTAGCCGTTCCATCGAGTTTGGTGATTGCCAGCGAAGACACATCAGTGGCTTTGGTAAATTCTTGTGCTTGCATAAAGGCATTTTGCCCCGTACTACCATCGAGTACCAACATGATTTCATGTGGCGCATCTGGCACGAATTTCTGAATTACTCTTTTGATTTTGGTCAACTCATTCATCAAATTGACCTTGGTATGCAACCGTCCTGCGGTATCAATGATCACAATATCAGCTTTT contains the following coding sequences:
- a CDS encoding glycoside hydrolase family 31 protein; the encoded protein is MDNLKEEIQKEENSDFSGNYIEKFQDKNAEEFFAGSLVSWEKQENSFLFHGEKASLQITVVSPDILKFRHGNEGYFDDDFSYAIDPSFSADQTDYKFEDLKTTFVIKTNVLKCYISKTNLATKITTLEGTSVLEDEKGYHWQDHKHYGGTINICTKVLHAGEKFYGLGDKTGRLNLIGTKRELWGTDCYGYGNETDPVYKNIPFYMGQHSQIGYGIFMDNTFRSFFDFGKERTTVCSFWAQGGEMRYYYIHGPKLIDVARKYALLTGRPQLPPKWALGYHQSKWSYYPESVVRKLGEEFRSRKIPCDVIHLDIDYMDGFRCFTWDNKKFPDPAKMIADLKEQGFKTVVIIDPGIKIDKNYDVYKQGIAGQHFCQRMDGDLLKASVWPGLCHFPDFTKAATREWWTTLFEGLMNDGVDGVWNDMNEPATFEDGTFPNDVRHDFDGHPGSHRKGHNVYGSLMAQATCAGQKKYMEGKRPFTISRSAYAGVQRHASVWTGDNMATWEHLKLANIQCQRLAASGVSFAGSDVGGFIGSPDGELYTRWIQMAVFHPFFRTHSSGDHGDKEPWKFDQQYVNIVRQFIEMRYEWLPYIYSVFYVHTHTGTPMIRSLHLEGHIDPETFFREEEFFLGHHVMICPVSEPGKSTRRMYLTAGQWYNYWTDQLIDGGLEITVDTPLHQIPIFVRQGAIIPKQPKMQYVDEFVFDELTLECYKPFELTHSTVYEDSGDGYDYLSTEGHVLKSFDSDFVLDTWIITQSAEGSYESTYQSYALRLHGLHQLPAQLLVDNEDHLAQAKYENGVVILYVKKDFKKIEIK
- a CDS encoding isoamylase early set domain-containing protein produces the protein MSIKKQFLKSKEACKVTWIIDKNTAGAAKKITLVGDFNGWNEHKAAFSALKNGTFKYVTELPKNNSYQFRYLVDNQHWMNEAEADGFVDNLVSGEQNCIISL
- a CDS encoding alpha amylase C-terminal domain-containing protein; the encoded protein is MPNSEDIQLIADDPWLAPYQPDIAQRMAYFEQRLQTIRSTAGSLYDFADGHHYFGFNYDKKLKGWWYREWAPAADALSLIGEFNGWHAEHHPMTQDEHGVWGVFMSDDTEFPLVPGGLVKVKVQNGLIDRDRLPAYSFRAVQDPQSYDFSAQVLGVSKYKWKDKKFQLSLGFAPVIYECHVGMAQEKEGIGTYREFADEVLPRIARLGYNCIQVMAIQEHPYYGSFGYHVSNFFAPSSRFGSADDLRYMVDQAHQMGIAVIMDAVYSHAVKNIAEGLNDFDGSDNQYFHKGGRGYHTGWDSKLFDYGRMEVLQFLLSNIRYWMEEFHLDGFRFDGVTSMLYHHHGEGVAFDHYDKYFKEGVDWDAICFLQLANELIHQIKPEALSIAEDMSGMPGMCRPVSEGGIGFDYRLGMGLPDYWIKLLKHTPDESWSVNAIWDVMANRRYKEKTIAYAESHDQALVGDKTLAFWLMDKDMYWHMQKADDHLVIDRGMALLKMIRLLTSSLGGEGYLNFIGNEFGHPEWVDFPREGNGWSYKYARRQWSLADHPDLKYQWLQGFDQAMIDLLKKNDILGAMQAKPLNMDEDNHVIIFERNHLIFFFNFHPDRSIADYKFHLPVAGQYQVVLSTDSSAFGGHDRIDDSMVYQSASYEHGDQLSIYTPCRSAIVLRLLP
- a CDS encoding polysaccharide deacetylase family protein, encoding MNKSLSITLIFDWARPLVNFSLFDIGSKRGYYAADEAQQFRAWYQQYAYPALTQITENTTPVSLYCSGTFIDMLSAFDAAMVKTLKTAIKKGHIELLGGTYHHSLSSLYDRAHFQREVHWHKQLIQKKLGTSPSRFFNTSNIYYNDLAPILQELGYNSSFTGAIDWYLSEHKSERIFSAKSETSFDLLLITSDQGQSLFQNDEIQHHFLQLAPDELMAIGGWSELIRKTKNKATIYSLKTQIDQVEKKPIYNVRQPISGTYDYRPLDSLNTHPLQISWLKQLNELSTAMAVQSEEIQKLWSGLSAANILEKLNPNAGHEDTSYNTYQTLINIFSNLQFRLRQ
- a CDS encoding glycosyltransferase family 4 protein, translated to MNTKLLILGPGAPSRETSGLGKATAHLVTELSKKNDLTLVEPRQLGELATHTNAQRNTTAFSDLSILQELATVSIEAQLSAYHYQEISHTKTMEKVESKKLHNQLTAFTEELVLAGKKIDFDLLYAHDWITFKAALELKEKFGKPLLLHVHSLDYDRNFGKEKSWIFDLEKKAMETAEAVIAISAYSKKIMIEQYGIYADKIHVIYHGHSHQKRTKINNPFTEKVVLFVGRLSGQKGPMQFLKIAEKVYEKYPDSRFVMAGDGDLYKKLIVAGAGSEIAGRFHITGHLDQTELQKLYAIANVYCMPSFSEPFGLTALEAAEAKVPLVLSKNCGAAELLTEAKLATPGDSDDFADAILEILENPTIAEAQVKANKKSIEKLNWGQSADEVLAVAESIL